From a region of the Acidimicrobiales bacterium genome:
- a CDS encoding alpha/beta hydrolase fold domain-containing protein, which translates to MNEQLDADVVVVGAGMAGLYLLHRLRQEGFKTIVVDKAGGVGGTWYWNRYPGARCDVQSLDYQYSFDPALQDEWEWSEKYATQPEILRYLEFVADRFDLKRDIRLNTPVESARWDDAASTWTINTSDGPLTCRHYVMATGCLSVPKEPEIDGAERFTGDVYVTGKWPHEEVDFSGKRVAVIGTGSSGIQSIPLIAEQAAQVTVFQRTPNFSTPAHNGPVPQWKVDEIGPDWQAYREDARWSRGGVSMPMTQNKILDMEPAQRDALFEELWDRGELLRPHAYFADLGSNVEANELYCEFIRNKIRSIVDDPEVAEALCPYDHPFNSKRPCLDSGYYATFNRPNVRLVNLRKTPIDCITETGIEVGDESLDFDVIVYATGFDAMTGALVAVDIEGKGGITLKEKWEHGPLTYLGLTTVGFPNLFMVTGPGSPSVLSNMAVSIEQHVDWITDTLVHMRAEGIDTIEPTQTAEEGWVQHVNDCADITLYGLANSWYLGANVPGKPRVFLPYVGGVGNYRRTCDTVVERGYLGFRMAGAGGESCNDGVVNQLQLDVMTLLQTMAELNLPTLDSMSPVEAREFNLALSAARPPGPEVGEIVDGSLPGPAGDIAYRLYRPATTGPHPVVCYFHGGGWVLGSSISDDPLCRDLCVRSNAIIVSVDYRHAPEARFPSAVDDAWAGLSWVADNLESLGGVPGKLVVAGWSAGGNLAAVTAQMARDTREVELVGQMLITPVTDASRPWPSMDENGEGYVLTRALMDWFFDHYVDEADRSDPRVSPLLSPSLADLPPAAVFTAQFDPLRDEGEAYAEAMAQAGVDVELNRCRGQIHTSFGAVDVLRSPVDHRQAMADWLQKRFA; encoded by the coding sequence GTGAACGAACAGTTGGATGCTGACGTCGTCGTCGTGGGCGCGGGTATGGCAGGGCTGTACCTGCTGCACCGGCTGCGTCAGGAGGGCTTCAAGACCATCGTTGTCGACAAGGCCGGCGGGGTCGGCGGAACCTGGTATTGGAACCGCTACCCGGGCGCGCGCTGCGATGTGCAGAGCCTGGACTATCAGTACAGCTTCGATCCAGCGCTCCAGGACGAATGGGAATGGAGCGAGAAGTATGCGACGCAGCCGGAGATATTGCGCTATCTCGAGTTCGTCGCTGACCGCTTCGATCTGAAGCGCGACATCCGGCTCAACACACCCGTCGAGTCTGCGCGATGGGACGATGCCGCCAGCACATGGACCATCAACACCAGCGATGGCCCGCTGACATGTCGGCACTATGTAATGGCCACCGGCTGCCTGTCGGTGCCCAAGGAGCCAGAGATCGACGGCGCCGAGCGGTTCACCGGCGACGTTTACGTGACCGGCAAGTGGCCCCACGAAGAGGTCGACTTCAGCGGCAAAAGGGTCGCCGTAATCGGCACCGGGTCATCGGGTATCCAGTCGATCCCGCTCATCGCCGAACAGGCTGCCCAGGTCACGGTCTTCCAGCGCACCCCCAACTTCTCGACCCCGGCCCACAACGGCCCTGTTCCCCAGTGGAAGGTCGACGAGATCGGCCCCGACTGGCAGGCCTACCGCGAAGACGCCCGATGGTCGCGCGGAGGCGTCTCGATGCCGATGACCCAGAACAAGATCCTCGATATGGAGCCCGCCCAACGCGACGCGCTGTTCGAGGAGCTGTGGGACAGGGGCGAGCTCCTGCGCCCCCACGCCTACTTCGCAGACCTGGGCTCGAACGTCGAGGCCAACGAGCTCTACTGCGAGTTCATCCGCAACAAGATTCGCTCGATCGTCGACGACCCAGAGGTTGCCGAGGCGCTGTGCCCGTACGACCATCCGTTCAACTCGAAGCGGCCGTGCCTCGACTCGGGCTACTACGCCACCTTCAATCGTCCGAATGTCAGGCTGGTGAACCTGCGCAAGACTCCCATCGACTGCATCACCGAGACCGGCATAGAGGTCGGTGACGAGTCGCTCGACTTCGACGTCATCGTCTACGCCACCGGATTCGACGCCATGACCGGCGCCTTGGTGGCCGTCGACATCGAAGGAAAGGGCGGCATCACCCTTAAGGAGAAGTGGGAGCACGGCCCCTTGACCTACCTGGGCCTCACCACGGTGGGGTTCCCCAACCTGTTCATGGTCACCGGCCCGGGAAGTCCCTCGGTGTTGTCGAACATGGCGGTGTCCATCGAACAACATGTCGACTGGATCACCGACACGCTCGTGCACATGCGCGCCGAGGGCATCGATACCATCGAACCGACCCAAACCGCCGAAGAGGGCTGGGTGCAGCATGTAAACGACTGTGCCGACATCACCCTGTACGGCTTGGCCAACTCGTGGTACCTGGGGGCGAATGTGCCGGGCAAGCCACGCGTGTTCCTGCCCTATGTGGGCGGAGTGGGCAACTATCGGCGAACCTGCGACACGGTGGTCGAGCGGGGCTATCTGGGCTTTCGCATGGCGGGCGCCGGCGGCGAGTCGTGCAACGACGGGGTTGTCAACCAGCTGCAACTCGACGTCATGACCCTGCTGCAGACCATGGCCGAGTTGAACCTGCCCACGCTCGACTCGATGTCGCCGGTGGAGGCTCGCGAGTTCAACCTGGCCCTGTCGGCAGCCCGTCCCCCCGGGCCCGAGGTCGGCGAGATCGTCGACGGCTCGCTTCCAGGCCCGGCAGGGGACATCGCATACCGGCTGTATCGGCCCGCGACCACCGGCCCCCACCCGGTCGTGTGCTACTTCCACGGCGGCGGTTGGGTGCTCGGCTCTTCGATCTCCGACGATCCGCTGTGCCGCGACCTTTGTGTGCGCTCGAACGCCATCATCGTGTCGGTCGACTATCGCCACGCACCCGAGGCCCGGTTCCCGTCGGCCGTCGACGACGCGTGGGCGGGCCTTAGTTGGGTTGCCGACAACCTCGAAAGCCTCGGCGGTGTGCCGGGCAAGCTGGTGGTGGCGGGCTGGAGCGCCGGCGGAAACCTCGCCGCCGTCACCGCCCAGATGGCACGCGACACCCGAGAGGTCGAGTTGGTGGGCCAGATGCTGATAACCCCGGTAACCGACGCGTCCCGGCCCTGGCCCTCAATGGACGAGAACGGCGAGGGTTATGTGCTCACCCGGGCTCTGATGGACTGGTTCTTCGACCACTACGTCGACGAGGCCGACCGCAGCGACCCGCGGGTGTCGCCGTTGCTGAGTCCGTCTCTGGCCGACCTTCCACCGGCGGCGGTATTCACCGCCCAGTTCGACCCGTTGCGCGACGAGGGCGAGGCCTACGCCGAGGCCATGGCCCAAGCGGGTGTCGATGTCGAACTCAACCGCTGCCGTGGGCAGATCCACACGTCGTTCGGCGCTGTCGATGTGCTGCGATCACCGGTCGATCATCGCCAGGCGATGGCCGACTGGCTGCAGAAGCGTTTCGCCTGA
- a CDS encoding molybdopterin cofactor-binding domain-containing protein — protein sequence MGAPLRGTPVVRREDEHLLRGQGEFVANRRLPGMAHVRYVVSTMAHARIVSIDVSEAAECEGVVGVVTAADLDLGDYPATSPAFDQAMVRPLLARDRVRFVGEPVVAIVAETPEAARDAAESVFIDYEPLPVVIDPERSLEGDVVLFDDTAEGNVVIRMDSGDLQADFSQCEVVVDVRTINNRLAPAALEPRVAMATWAEDGRLHHFNAGQGVHPVRAGLAAGLGLEQDQLRVVSADVGGSFGAKGRPHPEEVLLGWLSKRFGRPIMWFPDRSDDMTGLGHGRGQVQTCRIGGSRDGDIQAYHLHILQDAGAYPAGGAGLPNNGRAMLTGCYDIASVGFSAASVVTNTTPVGAYRGAGRPEAAAAIERAVDAFAAEIGMDPAEVRRKNFLARDAFPWRRQPARRTTLVTTRAASTPPFRPVGTHSCAPNRPGAEPPKTNPGWASGWPPMSSAPQAPAGPSGVL from the coding sequence ATGGGAGCACCGCTGAGGGGAACGCCAGTCGTCCGGCGCGAGGACGAACACCTGCTGAGGGGCCAGGGCGAGTTCGTCGCCAACCGGCGTCTCCCGGGTATGGCCCATGTTCGATACGTCGTTTCGACCATGGCTCACGCCCGGATCGTGTCGATCGACGTATCCGAGGCTGCCGAATGCGAGGGCGTCGTCGGGGTCGTCACCGCAGCCGACCTCGACCTGGGCGACTATCCGGCCACCAGCCCTGCGTTCGACCAGGCGATGGTTCGCCCGCTGCTGGCACGCGACCGGGTCAGGTTCGTCGGCGAGCCGGTGGTGGCGATAGTTGCCGAGACCCCCGAAGCCGCCAGAGACGCCGCCGAGTCGGTGTTCATCGACTACGAACCGCTGCCGGTGGTGATAGACCCCGAGCGGTCGCTCGAGGGTGATGTTGTGCTGTTCGACGACACGGCCGAGGGCAATGTCGTGATCCGAATGGATTCGGGCGACCTGCAGGCCGACTTCTCGCAGTGCGAGGTGGTCGTCGATGTGCGCACCATCAACAACCGGCTGGCACCCGCCGCGCTGGAACCTCGGGTGGCGATGGCGACGTGGGCCGAAGACGGCAGGCTGCACCACTTCAACGCCGGCCAGGGTGTTCACCCGGTGCGCGCAGGCCTGGCCGCCGGTCTGGGCTTGGAACAAGATCAGCTGCGGGTTGTGTCGGCCGACGTAGGTGGCAGCTTCGGCGCCAAGGGCCGGCCCCACCCAGAAGAGGTGCTTCTCGGCTGGCTGTCCAAGCGTTTCGGTCGCCCGATCATGTGGTTCCCCGATCGGTCGGACGACATGACCGGGCTGGGCCACGGCAGGGGACAGGTCCAGACCTGCCGCATCGGCGGCAGCCGCGATGGCGACATCCAGGCCTACCACCTGCACATCCTCCAAGACGCAGGCGCTTACCCCGCGGGCGGGGCCGGCCTGCCGAACAACGGCAGGGCGATGCTGACCGGGTGCTACGACATCGCCAGCGTCGGGTTCTCGGCAGCCTCGGTGGTCACCAACACCACGCCGGTCGGCGCTTATCGCGGAGCCGGTCGCCCCGAAGCCGCGGCCGCCATCGAGCGCGCCGTCGACGCCTTCGCCGCCGAGATAGGTATGGACCCAGCCGAGGTGCGTCGAAAGAACTTCCTGGCCCGCGATGCCTTCCCCTGGCGACGCCAACCGGCTCGCCGTACGACTCTGGTGACTACGAGGGCAGCCTCGACGCCGCCCTTCAGGCCAGTGGGTACGCACAGCTGCGCGCCGAACAGGCCAGGCGCCGAGCCACCGAAGACGAACCCTGGTTGGGCATCGGGCTGGCCACCTATGTCGAGCGCACCGCAGGCGCCAGCAGGGCCGAGTGGGGTTCTGTAG
- a CDS encoding molybdopterin cofactor-binding domain-containing protein: protein MRAEQARRRATEDEPWLGIGLATYVERTAGASRAEWGSVELLDGGRALIKTGSSPYGQGHHTSWAMLVSDATGIDYGDIEVVHGDTDIIPRGGVTGGSRSVQLAGAALWEASDKLVQQAKEVAATLLEAATDDIELNTSSGAFHVVGTPAVSVGWADIAEHQKATSSGPRLLHAEDVFDSEGPTFPFGAHVAVVEVDRHTGEVTLSRLIACDDAGVILNPLLADGQVHGGLAQGVAQALYEEVRYDADGNPLTANFADYAIVSAAELPLFERVVLETPTHINPLGAKGIGESGTVGATPAVQNAVIDALAHLGVRHIDMPTTPERVWRAIEGASR from the coding sequence CTGCGCGCCGAACAGGCCAGGCGCCGAGCCACCGAAGACGAACCCTGGTTGGGCATCGGGCTGGCCACCTATGTCGAGCGCACCGCAGGCGCCAGCAGGGCCGAGTGGGGTTCTGTAGAGCTCCTCGATGGCGGCCGGGCGCTTATCAAGACCGGATCGAGCCCCTACGGGCAGGGACACCACACCTCGTGGGCCATGTTGGTCAGCGACGCAACCGGCATCGACTACGGCGACATCGAGGTGGTGCACGGCGACACCGACATCATCCCCAGGGGAGGGGTAACGGGCGGGTCGCGCAGTGTTCAACTGGCAGGGGCCGCTCTGTGGGAAGCCTCGGACAAGCTCGTGCAACAGGCCAAAGAGGTCGCCGCCACGCTGCTGGAGGCGGCCACCGACGACATCGAGTTGAACACATCCTCTGGTGCCTTCCACGTGGTGGGCACACCGGCCGTGTCGGTCGGCTGGGCCGACATAGCCGAGCACCAGAAGGCCACCTCGTCGGGCCCGCGCCTCTTGCACGCCGAAGACGTCTTCGACTCGGAAGGGCCGACCTTCCCGTTTGGCGCCCACGTGGCGGTGGTCGAGGTAGACCGCCACACCGGCGAGGTGACCCTGTCCAGGCTCATCGCGTGCGACGATGCCGGCGTCATCCTCAACCCGTTGTTGGCAGACGGGCAGGTGCACGGTGGCCTGGCCCAGGGGGTGGCCCAGGCGTTGTACGAAGAGGTTCGCTACGACGCCGACGGCAACCCGCTGACCGCCAACTTCGCCGACTACGCGATCGTGTCGGCGGCCGAGCTGCCGCTGTTCGAACGGGTGGTTCTGGAGACGCCCACCCACATCAACCCCTTGGGGGCCAAGGGCATCGGCGAGTCGGGCACAGTGGGTGCCACGCCCGCCGTTCAGAACGCCGTGATCGACGCCCTCGCCCACCTGGGCGTCCGCCACATCGACATGCCGACAACCCCCGAACGGGTTTGGCGAGCCATCGAGGGAGCGTCACGATGA
- a CDS encoding acyl-CoA dehydrogenase family protein — MKVTDEHHAFRSMVRDYVEREINPKIPDWEAAEMMPLHDIFADMAKLGMLGLEYEPEYGGQGADHMFTVILAEEFGRCDHGSLPMALGVQVDMATPSLAKFGTHDQKEKYLAPALRGEMVASIAVSEPDAGSDVAGLRTRAVRDGDEWVINGSKMWITNSLQADWLCLLARTSDEGGYRGMSQIIVPTSAPGFSVSKKLDKLGMRASDTGLLSFDDCRVPVANTIGEIGRGFQQQMAQFVVERMWGAYGAVGAMERALERTAGYLRERTVFGEPLLAKQYIQFKLAELAAELDLLRVYCHSIAEMYDDGQDTTRQATVAKLKAGRLVREVADWCMQFHGGIGYVEETWTARFLRDNRLTGIGGGADEVMLQVLARMDGYTA; from the coding sequence ATGAAGGTCACCGACGAGCACCATGCGTTTCGGTCGATGGTCCGCGACTACGTCGAACGCGAGATAAACCCCAAAATCCCAGACTGGGAAGCGGCCGAGATGATGCCGCTGCACGACATCTTCGCCGACATGGCCAAGCTGGGGATGCTGGGCCTCGAATACGAGCCCGAATACGGCGGCCAGGGCGCCGACCACATGTTCACAGTGATCCTCGCCGAAGAGTTCGGCCGCTGCGACCACGGTTCGCTGCCCATGGCCCTTGGGGTGCAGGTCGACATGGCCACCCCCAGCCTGGCCAAGTTCGGCACACACGACCAGAAGGAGAAATATCTGGCCCCGGCTCTGCGGGGCGAGATGGTGGCGTCGATCGCGGTCAGCGAGCCCGACGCCGGATCTGATGTCGCCGGGCTGCGCACACGCGCCGTTCGCGACGGCGACGAGTGGGTCATCAACGGCTCGAAGATGTGGATCACCAACTCGCTGCAGGCCGACTGGCTGTGCTTGTTGGCCAGAACCTCCGACGAGGGCGGCTATCGGGGCATGAGCCAGATAATCGTGCCCACATCGGCACCCGGGTTCAGCGTTTCGAAGAAGCTCGACAAGCTCGGAATGCGCGCATCTGACACCGGCTTGCTGAGCTTCGACGACTGTCGTGTGCCCGTCGCCAACACCATCGGCGAGATCGGTCGCGGGTTTCAGCAGCAGATGGCCCAGTTCGTGGTCGAGCGGATGTGGGGTGCCTATGGCGCGGTGGGTGCCATGGAGCGGGCCCTCGAACGCACCGCCGGCTACCTGCGCGAGCGCACGGTCTTCGGCGAACCCCTGCTGGCAAAGCAGTACATCCAGTTCAAGCTGGCCGAGCTGGCCGCCGAACTGGACCTGCTGAGGGTCTATTGCCACTCGATCGCCGAGATGTACGACGACGGGCAGGACACCACCAGGCAGGCCACCGTCGCCAAGCTGAAGGCCGGGCGGTTGGTCCGCGAGGTTGCCGACTGGTGCATGCAGTTCCACGGCGGCATCGGCTATGTCGAAGAGACCTGGACGGCTCGGTTCTTGCGCGACAACCGGCTCACCGGCATCGGCGGAGGCGCCGACGAGGTGATGTTGCAGGTCTTGGCCCGCATGGATGGCTACACGGCCTAG
- a CDS encoding sulfurtransferase, with amino-acid sequence MDSLVDVHWLAEHLDDPDLRILECTVDLVAVAGGFSAEPIHAAFDAEHIPNSAYVDLANELSDPDSELRFTVPSAQRFAAAMEAVGVGEGTRVVLYDRRFTMWATRVFWMLKAFGFDECAVLDGGLASWKAEGFAVAEGAAATPPSATFVARPRPGMFVGIDEVEAAIEDAGTCIVNALSPQNHDGTDPSYGRPGHIPGATNVFAVSLVDPDTHRYLPADELATKFAHLGPQGRVITYCGGGIAATSDAFVLSEILGRPDVAVYDGSLSEWIADPSRPLEV; translated from the coding sequence ATGGATTCGCTCGTTGATGTGCACTGGTTGGCCGAACACCTGGACGACCCCGACCTGCGAATACTGGAGTGCACCGTCGATCTGGTTGCGGTAGCGGGAGGTTTCTCGGCCGAGCCCATTCACGCCGCGTTCGATGCCGAGCACATCCCCAATTCGGCCTACGTCGACCTGGCCAACGAGCTCAGCGATCCCGACTCCGAGCTGCGCTTCACGGTGCCCTCGGCCCAGCGCTTCGCCGCAGCCATGGAGGCGGTCGGGGTCGGCGAGGGAACCCGGGTCGTCCTGTACGACCGCCGCTTCACGATGTGGGCCACCCGGGTGTTCTGGATGCTGAAGGCGTTCGGTTTCGACGAATGTGCTGTGCTGGACGGGGGCTTGGCATCGTGGAAGGCGGAGGGGTTCGCGGTGGCCGAAGGTGCCGCTGCTACACCGCCCAGCGCCACCTTCGTAGCCAGGCCTCGTCCGGGCATGTTCGTGGGAATTGACGAGGTCGAGGCGGCCATCGAAGACGCCGGCACCTGCATCGTCAACGCACTGTCGCCCCAGAACCACGACGGCACAGACCCCAGCTATGGTCGACCTGGACACATCCCGGGTGCAACCAACGTGTTTGCGGTGTCGTTGGTCGACCCCGACACGCACCGCTATCTGCCGGCCGACGAGCTGGCGACCAAGTTCGCACACCTGGGGCCACAGGGTCGGGTGATCACCTATTGCGGTGGTGGCATCGCTGCCACCAGCGACGCCTTCGTGTTGTCCGAGATTCTGGGTCGGCCCGACGTGGCCGTATACGACGGCAGCCTCAGTGAATGGATAGCAGATCCCAGTCGCCCCCTGGAGGTCTAG
- a CDS encoding universal stress protein, which produces MRTCPVPLLILRPKTDHTDRVLVAVNPSKRSLELNRKLLDWGSTMAEDIGCDLDFVHTWEYWGEEDLRNSAFFQTDLERLDQRIEIERSQHLVATEKWLADEGVVVDPHNLHVPKGRVAPTVAQVARSVGASLVVAGSVGRRGIRRLIMGNSAEELVDVLPCSILVVK; this is translated from the coding sequence GTGCGCACGTGCCCCGTCCCGCTGCTGATATTGCGGCCCAAGACCGACCACACCGACCGGGTCCTGGTTGCCGTGAACCCGTCCAAGCGCAGCCTCGAACTCAATCGCAAGCTGCTCGACTGGGGCTCGACCATGGCAGAGGACATCGGCTGCGACCTCGACTTCGTGCACACCTGGGAGTACTGGGGCGAGGAAGACCTGCGCAACTCGGCGTTCTTCCAGACCGACCTCGAAAGGCTCGATCAGAGAATCGAGATCGAGCGTTCACAACACCTGGTCGCTACGGAGAAGTGGCTGGCCGACGAGGGGGTCGTCGTCGATCCGCACAACCTGCACGTGCCCAAAGGCAGGGTCGCCCCCACCGTGGCTCAGGTCGCCAGGTCGGTCGGCGCGTCGTTGGTGGTCGCCGGGTCGGTCGGTAGGCGTGGCATCCGGCGTCTGATCATGGGCAACTCGGCCGAGGAACTGGTCGACGTGTTGCCCTGCTCGATCTTGGTCGTCAAATAG
- a CDS encoding hemerythrin family protein, producing MTFMPWEDRYKLGVGPMDAQHRGLVDAMNKVHDSVSAGATGADLLRMVDSLAALTQRHFASEEAYMQSIQFADLEQHRTIHGLLMRQLTEHRERIAKTGKPDPKLFSFLKLWLQSHICGIDAKYARAKIPAANSI from the coding sequence ATGACCTTCATGCCGTGGGAGGACCGCTACAAGCTCGGGGTTGGCCCGATGGACGCCCAACACAGGGGTCTGGTCGACGCGATGAACAAGGTTCACGACTCGGTGTCGGCCGGTGCCACCGGCGCGGACCTGCTCCGCATGGTCGACAGCCTGGCCGCGCTGACTCAGCGCCACTTCGCATCAGAAGAGGCATACATGCAGTCGATCCAGTTCGCAGACCTGGAACAACACCGCACCATCCACGGCTTGTTGATGCGACAGCTCACCGAACACCGCGAGCGCATCGCCAAGACCGGCAAGCCCGACCCCAAGCTCTTCAGCTTCTTGAAGCTGTGGCTTCAGTCGCACATCTGCGGCATCGACGCCAAGTACGCCAGGGCCAAGATTCCGGCCGCCAACTCTATTTGA